In Deltaproteobacteria bacterium CG11_big_fil_rev_8_21_14_0_20_49_13, a single window of DNA contains:
- a CDS encoding nitroreductase — translation MSFIELVKKRRSIRKFKPDPVSNEQVMQVLETARLAPSGNNSQPWRFVIVRDEKIRRALYETSGQQRFMLEAPMVIALLADITCRVPSPASVNHPENADNLRKIIRDTSIGGEHVALAATDLGLATCWNAMFAQGDVKPVLKVPDDHYVVAIFALGYANEAPPMRPRRPLKELIYNEEFGKR, via the coding sequence ATGTCATTCATCGAACTTGTCAAAAAACGCAGGAGCATACGAAAATTCAAACCGGATCCTGTAAGTAACGAACAGGTCATGCAGGTCCTTGAGACTGCGAGGCTTGCGCCGTCCGGGAACAACAGCCAGCCGTGGCGGTTCGTGATCGTGCGTGACGAAAAGATTAGGCGTGCGCTTTACGAAACAAGCGGACAGCAGAGATTTATGCTGGAAGCACCGATGGTGATAGCCCTGCTTGCCGATATAACCTGCCGAGTTCCGTCTCCGGCATCGGTCAACCATCCGGAGAACGCCGATAACCTAAGAAAGATCATCCGGGATACGTCTATCGGCGGCGAACATGTAGCCCTTGCGGCAACGGATCTCGGCCTTGCAACATGCTGGAACGCTATGTTCGCGCAGGGTGACGTGAAACCAGTTCTTAAAGTCCCTGACGACCATTATGTTGTGGCGATCTTTGCCCTTGGATACGCGAATGAAGCCCCTCCGATGCGCCCGCGCAGACCGCTCAAGGAACTTATCTATAATGAAGAATTCGGGAAGAGATAA